A segment of the Diachasmimorpha longicaudata isolate KC_UGA_2023 chromosome 5, iyDiaLong2, whole genome shotgun sequence genome:
atatttttaaaacagTGCGATGTTATCGAAGAATCGATGGAGTAATTTGAATTATCGACGCAGCCCTCCCCACTATCCAATAtttactgtttaattttagactATGACTTCTCCAATAAAGGGAGAcactattcctatgaaaataGAAGATTTATTCGACTAAAAACTCGCTACAAAACTCATTTCCATAATGTACAACCTTATAATTACTATTATAATCTTAATTGAGTCTTTGGAGTCATCCAAATCGCCTAGGAATTAAACGACAGGTATAACAAGAGTTCATTTTCTTCATCTCTTCTCgcagatgaaaataaatgaaaggaaaaaagtaCAAAGTCAACTATTGAAGATTATTTTGTAACCATAATTCGAGAATTCAGTTAAAATGTATCGAAACCTTTTCTCTAAAGACTTTCAtttgtaatgaaaaaagtCTTTTCATCTTCTTCgaaattaactttttttttcttttgttcttTGTACCTCAAGCGACTGTACGAATAAATGTCACAAGTTAAATGTCATAAAATAGCCTGAATTTTTCCTTTAAAATCGCTCCTTCTCAAGATATTGACAAAATAACGTTCGTAAAAATTTAGACCTCTACTTTGACCTGGTCCTACCATCCACCATGATGATGATGGGCTTTGTAATGAATGGCCACAGGAACAGGATAGGGTTTGGGCACATGAACAGGAACAGCCACGTGGACAGGATAGGGTTTGTCCACTGGAACCAGTTTCTCTACGTGAACGGGATAAGGTTTGAGGACGTGAACAGGTACAGGTCGATCGACATGCACTGGTACCTGAATATACTTCTCCACAGGTACGGGATAAGGCCTGTCAACATGAACGACTTTTTCGACATGCACTGGGTAGGGTTTAGGAACAGAAACTGCCACGGGAACCGCCACTGGCCGATCAACTGGCACTGGATACGGTCTGTCAACGGGATAGGGAACCGCCACTGGTTTCGTAACAGTCTGAACAACTGGAACGGCGACTGGAACCGGCTGGGGGACTCCCACGGGCACCGGCTGGGGGACTGGAACCGGGTGTGGCACAGGAACAGCAGCTgttgataagcagacatgaaGAGCAATTGATCAATAATCGACTGTACTTGGTTGGAGGCTAGGGTCTACTCGGTCTCACCATGTGGTCATTCATTAATAGTTAAATGCATGTTTGACGGATTGTCTTTCACTTGACTTGCAACATTCACGTGTAAGATTCGTTATTTATTGATGGATATTCATTTGGTCGTATTCAACTCTGGCATTCATTAATAGTTTACGAATCTCGTTTGCAGTGATTGAATCATTCTATCACTgtaggataaaaaaatgtggagataGTTGAAACAAATGTTCAAGTAATTCATGCAACGATGAAAAAGTCTCATAGAATCATTTGGTGAATTCACTAAATAATTCTATCGATTTTCTATTGAACTTTCCATTAATTGTTGGTAGATTCTATTTGAAtagtcgataaaaaatatattttttcaattcgccTGGCTCAACTCAATCTCAACTTACGGATAGGATGAGCTACAGGATGTAAATGAGGAAATAGGATGTGATCCTGATGGTCTTGAGGAATCTGATGTTGATGCAGACCATCCTGAGGCACAAGATGATGCTGCTCCTGCGGTATCAAGTGATGGTGATGTTGCTCTTGAGGAATCCACTGCTGATGGTCCTGAGGTAATAGATGTTGATTATCCGGCACAGGATGTTCATGAACCGGATGTGGTTCTGATGGAGGTCCATAGACGTGGGAGGGCTCCTGTGGTAATCCATAGCTCAGTCGCAGAACTCCATTATCCTGTCTCCTAGTTGCTTTGCTCCCTTTTATCTCCTTCTTTACCTTGGAATCTACTCTGATTGCTGATGTCAACACCAGCACTGACGCCACAACCTTCACATGAAATAATGAACACTTGTCGTtatcaatcaaaaattattcgaatgaagtaaattaattgaaatttgaaaattcagatttgCTACAATGTACCACAAGTATCTTCATTATCCTCGACTTTTGAAACAGTCACCTTGGCAGCTCAACACATACTGAACCCACTGGTGACCCCCATAAGTATTTATAGGACATCAGGTGGCCGCATCGAACAATGGTCGATTTCGATGGAATCGATAGCTCACTCCAATAGTACTCATTACATTTTCGTTCAGGATCTAGGAACTTTCGTTTTTTCTAATCTTGGGTGCCAGCCAGATCCAGCCAGTCTTCCTCAATTGATGCGATAAGCCATCTTACATATTGATTACCAAACTAGTTATAAGAATGCGATCGTAATCAGAGTTtttgcaatttaattaaagGAGAAAGAAAGTTTTTCATTGTCAAGTGAGTAGATGGAATATTCAAGTGGGGAACGGGGAGAAATCAGTCGGGGTATTTGCATTGATCGCTCGATTTTGATAAGAATCTACGGATAGTCTTCGATTGTGCGAGATTTTTCTTTGCATTAGTATAATTAAACGCGAAACGAAGTGACTGAACTTATTTTTGCAATCCCCTTCGAAGAAATAACGTTATTACGAggaagatattttttagagAATAATTGGAAACGCAGATCTcttgttataaataaatttatgaaacaATTAGTTCTTTGCGAGTGCAACAACGAATTCTTCAACCGAAtcttcacattttccaatttatgagttgaaattatgagtgattttaagatttttcaaaaacgacCCTGAagattctcattattttttcaaacccATATGATGGATAATCGATAAAACAAGTAACAAGTCTGTGAAGTGAATATACATTTAATAGATTTTTCTATTCACATTTGTCTTGTTACTATAGCCAGCTGTGCAAGTGTAAGTCCACATGAATGATTATGCAGACACGTTGGGCGTCACAGagcaatgaataattaatatcacGTTGCTGCCATAGAACAGTTGCAACGAGTAGTAGGAGGAAGAGTGTTAGAAAATGAAAGTTAGGAAAGTCCAGGTGAATTCTATAGGCGACGCTACACGGAAATAAATTGTATTGTGTCCCCGATTTAGTGAAAAAAgggagagacaaagagagaagaaaaaaatactggaatCAGTGTAGAAATGGAAATGGGAGGTCGTTCCCCCTTTTTGCAGTTCGATTTGAATTTCGTCTTCACTGAGAGATGGCCATTATTGTGATGACTTTGCCGGGAAGCTAATCATTCGAAAAGGAAAcagtaataattttataaatcctATTTATTTCGTACAATCCAAGTCCCGGAATGCGGATCAAAAACCTCTTCTAAATTCTCGTCAGAAGTATATTTAATCGGCAGAAGTATATATTTTATAAGCACGATAActacaaattttaatttaattatttcggaAGAATTGATGAACATTTATGTGGCTGCACGTCTTAGattttcttataatttttcctcatccGGAGATTTGTATTTGGGCGTCTTCCAAACTCATAAAAGTGAAAATCACTGCAGAAAAATATCGTTTATGCCTAGTATCATGGGGGTTTTACTCGTACAAAGTTGGTAATCGATATGGAAACGAGGACTTGCCAACTGCATGAGTAAAAAAGCCCATGGCTCTCCTCCTGAAACATTCTATCTAAAGCACCAATTTTATCGCATTCCTCATTCTTCTTTTATAAAGCGATGACACTGCTTTACTgctcatttttattcattgttcGCTCTACTCCATTCTCCCATGTCATTTCCCTCTTCTCGGTTATCACAAATTCAAATTTCTTCgcacgaaaaataaaattcggtCAGAACAATCGAATCCGATTGAAttgtatttttgaaaaaaatctatctcaataatatttcaatatatttatgtGCAAACTGTGATGCATCTGTATCTACGCAGTCGATCGTTATCTGTAATAGCGAGTTTTTGTCTTCATGACATTATGACTTGATCTGTGTGAAACAACTTGTGGGGTGTGAAAAACCAGTACATGAATAAGAAGTTATTCGATAAGATGTTCTGAACTTATTGATTATTCCCTCCATCTATAATCTTCAATGATTCATTGGTCTATGTGACCACTCGGTAGTTTATGCATTTCGATCAATGAAATTTGTGTTGCAAAAAGGTAGTGATTTACACCGTTCGAATGtgcttataaaaaattaatggtctCATAGATTTTCCACTAGTgtgattgaaatatttctaggATTTCCTTGCATGACTTCATCGCATTGTCACAATCGGTTTATGGAGAATTGACTCAGTTATTTTGATATGATAATTATGTTGCGACaggagaattattttcaccgGAAGCTCAACGACGGTTGATGCATAATTAAAATGTGGGTAAGTAGATCGAACGATTAATTATGCGGAGGCGAAGATGCTCGATATCCTGAAATGaaggacaatttttatttcattcagtgAGAGTAAAAAGTGAGAATCGACGAttgttttgagaaaaaaattacagcgcAGTCAATTTCGAATTTCGATTATTTCAGTCTCCTCCCAAAATTTGAAGTCTCTTCCTCAATGATACCGTCAATACTCTCGTTCCTATCGTATTTTAACAACTGCCAAGatgcaaataaaaatgtgaTCCGTTCATTTATAGAATAAGAAACTCTCCGGCCGGTAGTGACAGCTTTATGTCATTTTCCTCAACAACTTTTTTATGCTAATTGAAGGTGAATGTCATGAATGTCTTCAAGATAAGACGTTGAACTCTGTTAAGAATTTAAAAGAATGTGGATTAATTCAATCGGAAGTCAGTCTGGTTTCAACGTTACTAGCTATACGAGATCGACAAGTTTACTCACACGGCAGTAAAACCCATAGGTCTACAGACTTTCATCGACCGGAAACTACTGGGGGCAAGTTTTTCCCTTAACGTTGGGAGTGGAATCTGAGGAATCCATATGTGGTGCAAACCTCTCTGAATATAAGAGCGATTTACCAGCGATTAAACATTGACAGTTCCGTGGAATCACTCGACATGAAGGAGCTTTTAGTAAGAGCTCGAGATCTATTAATATCTCTTTGTGTATACAATTAGTAGTGGTGAAGGAAAGCAAAtcggaaaattgtattttaattCTTTGGTAGATTactcgtaaaaaaatcaaattcagtgaaattcgTTTGATATTCCCACTCCATCAGCGCACCATTAACATTTGCTTTATTTTGGCTACTAACTGAAGTTAATGCAGAATCATTCGAttaatgtgaaaaataattttttttatcagataTTATCGTTCATGTTGGGCCCGGCCGTCCCATTAGATCCTCgggatttaaaattcaaacgtAGTCTATTTCCACTAGCGTCAGGATGGAGTAGTGTTCCAGTTCCACCGGATTTCGACAGCCTGACGGCATGGCCCGCTGCTGAAGCTCCTTGGAGAACCCTCAGAGCATCTCCAGAATCACTTCAATCCCTTCAACCTCCTCAAGGGTAATTAAACAGCGCCCACATCCTCGcgaatttcaagaaaatttttttaatatcatttCCAGGTGGACTACTCTGGCAGGACCACAACCGCCTCCTCCAGTTGTGATATCTAAACATACGGTAATTGAGAAACCCGTGGCAGTGCCCAGAGCTGTCATTGTTGAGAGGCGTATACCTATTcaagtggaaaaattgattccatATCCTGTGGACAGGATTGTTAATAAGCCTGTCCCTGTTGCCATACCTCATGTAAGTTAACATTGCTcgttaattcaataatttaaagtaGCTCTACCTTCACtgtgaattaaaatattgttgatGAGTGacgagaagaataaaaaacgcAATTAGACTTAGGATATTAGTGTTGTTCGCAAATTAACTAtcgtttggattttttaaagaaaaaagtttaaaaattagGACTTGACAGTAAAAACCAGAGAAGGCGTAACTTTTTGCATACTCCATTAGTCCCAAAATTAAGAATCTTAGGGCGGTATTTTAACGAATGCGAATTAACTCCAcgttaaaattttctttcgtcaCCAGAGATTTCTCAGAGATTTTCCAGTAATTTTCCTGAAGATTTCTGAGAAATCTCACgcagataaaaaattttctacgcAAAATATGAAGAAGTTTTGCATAGAATGaggtaaatattattattattcatgattCTTTGGGTTCGGTTTTAGCCGGTTCCTTATCCGGTGGATCGACCTGTCCAAGTCCCGGTGCGTCAGACAGTGGCAGTTCCCATTCAACAACCCTACGCAGTTCCGGTGACAGTTCGCCAAGGAGTTCCCTATGCTGTCCCCATCCCTGTTATATTGACTTCCCAAGGTCTTATTACTGCTCCAAGCATTAGCCTACCTCCTCCACAAAATGCACAGACTGGTTTATCCCTTCCCCTCTCCGTACTCCCCCCACTAGCAATAAATACAGCTCTGGGTCAAGGTGCACAAGTCCCGCCACCTGAAGTACTCCCGGCCCTGGGCGACCCTGGCCTTGGCCCTGTCATCGACAGCAACCTCCTTCTTCGCCCGCAACCCCAAGGTGACCTTTTGGCCTGGGACCCACCTGCGCCGGCACTTTTGAATGATATTTCCGTGCAGTCACCTCTACTCAAGTGGAAGAGGAGTCATGACGAGAAGAAGGAGGAACAGAAAACAGAAAAAGAATAGTTATTAGCAATTGTAGATGTAAttatccataaaaatgttgttGCAGTGTGATTGATCAATGTATAGAGCTTCATACGATTTTTCAGTTGTtttctgaataaatataaTGTACTGACTTTTTATAACATTTGAATACGTATTCTGtattattttgtaaatgaACATTGAAAAGTGGGGTGAAATATTTAAtctttttgtttcaattttttttaagttctCTGGAGGTTGAGAAAACTTTACGAAAAACTAGGATTGTCATTATGAGGGTCATTATGAGGGTTTCATGCCTCATCGTTCCCCAATAAGTGAGTCTCTCTGGCAGTTCTCAGgggcaattttcaatttttgttacaTTTTTGTGACTTgtactttttattattcttcgaGTGAACATGAGAAAATTTGAGGATTATAAATACTGGGCCCCATAGGGGGGTatcaaattatcaaaaatatcaaTGTCTTTCAGAAGAAAAGGAGAGATCTTTTAATATATTATGATAAATCAATGATGGACCAGTATACTGTCGTGGAAGGCAGGTCGAACGATGCAAAACCAGTCAACAACTGGATCAGTCCTAATGGACAAATGGTATTTCGATGGCTTTATGGCGACTtgtattttcataaatatctaGAGAGAGTTGATCTCTTTTTTTGTGGATATCCACAGGGACTGTTTGGAATTCtcctttcaggaaaaatagaTGTAAAGAGGGTGATGGCAGCCATGACAATGTAACTTTTCTTTGCATTACATTTGGGCGTTAAGGGGTTACTGGCAACAAGAATGGACAATCGCCTTTTCCTCAGGCAAAGGTCGGGCGTTATAAAGTCGCGCTCGTCAGAAGATTCTGTAATTGTCTCTTGATATGATATGCGTGGTTGCATTCGTCTAAGctgttgaattttaaaaacattCGTTAAACAATACATTTAAAATGAACTTCCCATCTTTCGGACCACTTGGTACCATCTATCCTCACTCGCCGGAATTGACTTTCAGATTCGTAATTGTATTGCGTGCACTAGGTTTGCAGCAGTCTAtcccaaataaaaaatgtttcattacTTTGTCCtttgattttaaataaataatgtaactAGTGACCTCTGGGTACCACAGGTGAAAGCATCACGGGGCAtcgcaaagaggatagaccaaagtagaggctcagttctgggggtttgactgacgccagtttctccacgttaccgacacgatttcacccccgaggagacggggcgccacgagtcctactggggtatctgcatatcggccaagcggggggggctccgttcgtactcgttcaactgtacaaatgatcaactgtacacagaattttcaaacggtgagagtaccgtttgaaaattctaaaattctaaaaagctaggctgtacatgtggacccagcgccacatgtacagcctagctttttctctCGGCAGTTGAATTCCTTCACAGTGATGCTCTCgccgtctgaaaattctgtgtacagttggcCCTCACTTCACCGCCCTGTAATTCGCCAAATTACAGGGCGGTGAAGTGAGGGCCTCAAAAAAAACGGTGCACCCTGGTTGACATGATTCCACCCCTTTCAGTGATCTGAAAcaaagaattttgaaaaattgtcaatcagTAAAGATGTTCCTACCAAGTAGACcttagccaaaaaaaaaaatcacaaaatggcgccgaattgaaaaaaaaaattttttaccgcCCCTTTTTGaccttttggaattttttaaaaatactcaaaattgacatttttcaaaatccagGGCTCACTAAATAGAGAGGTATATAAAGAAGATTTACACCAAATTACAAACAAATCGGTCGGGTAGAACTTGAGATATCATGACAACCACTTCGAAAAAAGTAGTTTCGCGAAAAACGTGTTTGAAGTTTGAGAAATAACTCCAGTAGAATAACtcagataataatatttaatacttactttagagaaaataattcgaattttgaaaaatcctttTAATGGCATCCTCTTAAAGGTCTAAACTTTCAAAATatgcaaaaaaatcgattttttggaatttctaGACCAGAATACCGCCTTAAGGAGCGGCTCCAACTGCAAAATTTAGTAGCGCTGGTGCATGAGCTACGATGGTGAACATGTCTGTCGGTAAGGCGTTACCAGGGAGGACATGGCTAAATGGACGGGGAGTCTTTGAGCTGGAGGATGCCCAGGTGCAGAGAAAATGTGAAAACTGTGAAATCGGTTTTTAAAATagtcccggagccctagaagaAACGCAAAGGGGCTACCCCAAATGACATGCCACTTACTCCGTGGCAACGCCTTACCAACAGGCACGTTCACCATCGTAGTTCATGCGCCACCGCTAAGAAATTTTGCCTTTGGAGTCACCCCAGACGCGTCAGCGATCTAACAACCTCCGCTATAATCTTTATCCAGCAGTAGCACCGACTGAGTGCCAACTGTGCACATAACCTAACCCAACCAAGATCTACCTGTCAAAACAAATGTTAATTGTAGTTCCCAATAAATATTCTGCTATTATCGTAGAGCAGAAGACAAAATGTGGGCGTGATCGTGTTCATTCACTGTCATATTCTTCGTAAACTTCATCATGACTTTGACTCGGGAGCTCATCGAGGGATACTTTTCGTCAGAAGAGTGTCGTTGACTATTGTCGTAAAACTTAATTTATTCTTACtgttaattttgtttatttctgGACGAGAATGGTTCCACCTCCTGTAGTAACTGGGATATCACCCAAGGAAGGTCCTCCAGGCACTAGAGTCACCGTTCGTGGTGAATTTCTGGGAAATAGAGCACAGGATTTGATAGGCAAGTAGCTGAACTCATACCAAAAAGTAAAATAATCAATACTGACCGAACAAAAATCATATTTCCACTTCAGGGAATTGTTTTTGTTTGCAGTGAAaaactaataattattaatcatgATATGAATATGTATTGATGTACCACTACCCGATTTTTGATTAGAAAGAATCGATTTTTCGctgcaaaatattttattcgtaGGGAATAACAATTTTGAGTGAAGTGAAATTTGTACTAGTGAATATCTACATTTTGGCActgacttatttttttttaatatattttttttctccaggaTTGACAATCTGCGGTTGCGACTGTCTTCTCTCCGCGGAATGGAAGTCCCCGAACAAGATCGTAGCGCGTTCAGGGCCCTGCAAGGGCCGTGGTGACATAATTGTGACAACTCGGATGGGAGGTCAGGGTTCCTCGACAGTTCAGTTCCGTGGGTACCACGAGACCATCGGTCCGATGAAAGAGTCCGCTGTTTGGGTTGAAGAGGCCCCAGTGCAGAGCTTCGTCTGGGGTCGCAGGGCACTGTCCCCCACAAACTACCAGCAGGAGGACCCCTTGGGCCTCAGTGTGGAAGGCAACGACACCAAGAAATTCCCAGAGGATGACCTCTGCGAGCTTTTCGGGGAGAGCAATGGTGAACTGACCTCAGAGAAGTTCCACCCAGGGTGGTTCCTCCTTCAGCATCATCATGCCACATCCCTGGACGATCTGAAGGCGGGACTAGCCTACCTCCGGCGTAAAGTCAATTCTCAGAAGGAGGGACAGCTCTCATTCCTGAAGGCCAACGTAGGGTCAGTCATGGAGCAGTTGGAGACTATTGTCCTGCTCAAGGAGCAGTTTGAGGCAGACGTCAGGAAATTTGGAGACGATCCCACTGTGAAACTCGAGCTGGCGATCAAAACATCCATGGAGGAAGCAAATAAACTTTTTGATGATGTATTGGCTAGGAGGGATAGAGCGGATGCCACCAGAAGTGCTCTCTCAGTCATGCAGCGTTACAGATTCCTCTTCTGCATGCCTGTGAATATCGAGAAGAATATAAAGAGGGGAAATTATGATTTGGTCATTAATGATTATGCCAGAGTGAAAAATCTATTTGGTAAGTTATTAAGATGGtttgaaaatcattatttcaaGGTTTTGTCCTtaaatattgtatcaattactaaattattaattctaaTTTCCAACCTCTACAGGTAATACTGatgttgaaatatttaaaaaggtCCTAGTGGAGATTGAGAAGAAGATAGACATGCTACGCGATATTCTTAGAAAGAAATTAGAGGAGATTCCCTTCGCATTGGAGAGACAGAAGAAAATCATTCGACATTTGGTGAATCTCGAGGCGGAGGGAGATCCCGCCTGGGAGGCCATCGTTTCCCACGCTGCCTATTTAGACAAAAACATCTCAGGATGTCTGCAAGACTACTTCGCAGACAATGGCCACGAGGAGGGGGTGGGCAGGCATAGAGGCAACAATTTAACGCCTATTTCTGCTGATCGGTTGAGAATGTTCAGGAACGATGCTAATTGTAATGTGCCTTCCAGAGTGTTATGTATTGAAGCTATTTGCGACGTTGTGGCTGAGCAGTTGCCTGATTTATGGAGATTGGGCCAGAGTTACTTCACTGGACAGCTACATGTGGCTGTGGACATCGAGAAACAAGGACCTTTCAAGAACCTCGTGCTGAACTGCATTCAGAGGGCCAGTGAGGCCATGAAGGAGAGCTGTGGAAGAGACCTGACACCTGCTTGGCTGATGCACAGTCTGAGATGTGTCAGGCAAATGTATGCTGCTCTTATTCATCTGGATTTGCCGAGTGAAGCGCtcgatatttttggaaaatttttgtttgatcTTAGGTgagttgaatagaaaaaatatgaaagaagTATAGCATTATCTCCAGATTTTgtaatagtagattatggcGTGAGGACGATagatggaggattgtgagGAGTGTGAAGGAGAGAGTGAATTCTCTCCGTCTAGTATTACTGAAATTAGAGAAAACAGAATTTAattggggaaaatattttatttaatatcaaCTGTTTGTCACGACAATTGGTTACGAATGAGTAATTTTTGAGAAgagtgatatttttcattcttgggataacaataattgttacatcgtcatttttttaattaaccttttttgtagattgCAATGTTTGGTAGCTCTTTTCAAACAAACTGCTGAAAACGTTGGAGCCTTACAGAGGAAGGAAACCTGGCAATTAGAATATTTGCCCAACGAAGATGGTGGAGTAACAAAACTACCATGCTTGTTCGAAGAAATGGTGATGGAGGTGTCTGATCTTGCTCGAGAAACTGCCATTGCATGTGGACCTAGGGAAACACCACTCCTAGATAATATCGCACCTCAAGCTCTCTTTCATAATTCAGTCAAGACACTCTTCGTAGCATTTTCCCGGTGTCTACAACAATTAGCCTTCAGTGGTAGTGAAGAGGCTAATGATGAGGATGATGTTTCCCAGCTAGTGAGCTCACCTGCAGTCTACAGATCCAGGGAAAAGCAAAGAGGACCTGCGACtccggtaaaaaaaattgtcattcacGATTCcacaaacaaaattttcattcttcaatttcattatcatGACAAAAAACTGGCAAGAAACAAAGTACAACAGTAATTATAAACAGGCGAAATTTAAGGCAgattataatattaaataatttattgttttccgaaaattatttgtaaaaatatttcttaattTTCCTCGCAGACATGGGAGAAGTGTTTGCTGATAACCCTCAGTAATATTCGATATACCATGAATACTGTGCTGCCAAGAGTAGTGGAGGCTTTACAGTCTAAGGGATATCCAGATTTGTCGTCTGCTGATGGTTGGAGAAAAGACTGGACGCAGTTGGAGACTCTGGACACTGCAGTGTTGGACGCCTATCTTGAGAGAAGATGTGACCCTCTTGTGGGGACCATTGAACCTAGTATGTACCTGGGACGCCTTGAATGGGACTCCGACGTGGAACCAACTCACATCAGACCTTACGCTCAAGAGGCACTGGCTAATCTCATTGCTGTCCATGCAGAGGTGAACTCCACACTACATATTAATTTCCAAatgttcaattaaatattgaatagaTGAAAAAGATGACTCGACACCAAAATACCGACTATTGAGGCACTTactcttcaaaaaaatttggaacgaaatcatgaaattcggtttcaagtaattaatttttactcatTATCCAGGTTACGAGAGTGTCTCCTGGCCTCTTAAAACGAGTTCTGTCCCACATTGTCGAGACGATAGCGGAGGAACTGGCAAGACTGATGTCTTGTGTGAGGAAATTCGGGCCTTCTGGAATTATTCAAGCCCGAGCTGACATCACATTGTTGAGGAATGCTCTGTTAATTTATAGCACACCTCGAGCAAGGTAACTTCCTGACATTCTAATATTAGCACATAATCAATTGATTTCATTGGGCAACTGTGCTTactgataaaataaattaaaaaattctcctgaGTAACTCAAATAAATGTAAACCTCTTTAAATCGATTGAATAGTTAGCTCCAGCAATTTCAAAAGTATTTCTCTCAACAGCACGTTCTTCGAAGAAGCTCTAGA
Coding sequences within it:
- the LOC135162161 gene encoding uncharacterized protein LOC135162161, translated to MKELLILSFMLGPAVPLDPRDLKFKRSLFPLASGWSSVPVPPDFDSLTAWPAAEAPWRTLRASPESLQSLQPPQGWTTLAGPQPPPPVVISKHTVIEKPVAVPRAVIVERRIPIQVEKLIPYPVDRIVNKPVPVAIPHPVPYPVDRPVQVPVRQTVAVPIQQPYAVPVTVRQGVPYAVPIPVILTSQGLITAPSISLPPPQNAQTGLSLPLSVLPPLAINTALGQGAQVPPPEVLPALGDPGLGPVIDSNLLLRPQPQGDLLAWDPPAPALLNDISVQSPLLKWKRSHDEKKEEQKTEKE
- the LOC135162162 gene encoding zinc finger protein 512B-like, whose translation is MKILVVVASVLVLTSAIRVDSKVKKEIKGSKATRRQDNGVLRLSYGLPQEPSHVYGPPSEPHPVHEHPVPDNQHLLPQDHQQWIPQEQHHHHLIPQEQHHLVPQDGLHQHQIPQDHQDHILFPHLHPVAHPIPAVPVPHPVPVPQPVPVGVPQPVPVAVPVVQTVTKPVAVPYPVDRPYPVPVDRPVAVPVAVSVPKPYPVHVEKVVHVDRPYPVPVEKYIQVPVHVDRPVPVHVLKPYPVHVEKLVPVDKPYPVHVAVPVHVPKPYPVPVAIHYKAHHHHGGW
- the Sec5 gene encoding exocyst complex component 2 yields the protein MVPPPVVTGISPKEGPPGTRVTVRGEFLGNRAQDLIGLTICGCDCLLSAEWKSPNKIVARSGPCKGRGDIIVTTRMGGQGSSTVQFRGYHETIGPMKESAVWVEEAPVQSFVWGRRALSPTNYQQEDPLGLSVEGNDTKKFPEDDLCELFGESNGELTSEKFHPGWFLLQHHHATSLDDLKAGLAYLRRKVNSQKEGQLSFLKANVGSVMEQLETIVLLKEQFEADVRKFGDDPTVKLELAIKTSMEEANKLFDDVLARRDRADATRSALSVMQRYRFLFCMPVNIEKNIKRGNYDLVINDYARVKNLFGNTDVEIFKKVLVEIEKKIDMLRDILRKKLEEIPFALERQKKIIRHLVNLEAEGDPAWEAIVSHAAYLDKNISGCLQDYFADNGHEEGVGRHRGNNLTPISADRLRMFRNDANCNVPSRVLCIEAICDVVAEQLPDLWRLGQSYFTGQLHVAVDIEKQGPFKNLVLNCIQRASEAMKESCGRDLTPAWLMHSLRCVRQMYAALIHLDLPSEALDIFGKFLFDLRLQCLVALFKQTAENVGALQRKETWQLEYLPNEDGGVTKLPCLFEEMVMEVSDLARETAIACGPRETPLLDNIAPQALFHNSVKTLFVAFSRCLQQLAFSGSEEANDEDDVSQLVSSPAVYRSREKQRGPATPTWEKCLLITLSNIRYTMNTVLPRVVEALQSKGYPDLSSADGWRKDWTQLETLDTAVLDAYLERRCDPLVGTIEPSMYLGRLEWDSDVEPTHIRPYAQEALANLIAVHAEVTRVSPGLLKRVLSHIVETIAEELARLMSCVRKFGPSGIIQARADITLLRNALLIYSTPRASTFFEEALDAVPPTKNATDASRIEALLSKVTSSMQLQIRCLAERPKSAQISQNEDPNRTTVV